Proteins encoded in a region of the Sphingomonas sp. HMP9 genome:
- a CDS encoding acyl-CoA dehydrogenase family protein: MISPARASAHPKGWTTLEAVRALAADWDRANGEEAFPATRVAALHDAGALAAFTDVSTPERTDALVDVLRAIGGADLSLGRVFEGHVNAAQLIAAYGNDAQRRTLADDLEAGRVCGVWNTEPTPGLSIRQDGADRWSLHGRKSFATGAGHLDSILVTARDATGGKQLVLVRIAGETARTDNSGWQVRGMRGTCSGMFDFSDMPIGPAGMIGAPDGYETEPRFSAGAWRFTAVQLGAIEALVRHLRDHLVQTGKGSDPIQRARFADCLTETRSAGLWVRRAAHLAETQAAEAIPFVLMTRGVVEEAGLRTMEAAARAVGTASFFAASRIDRITRDLGLYLRQPVPDQARDRAAAAWLEDDCWGDDRWW; the protein is encoded by the coding sequence ACGAGCATCCGCTCATCCCAAGGGCTGGACGACGCTGGAAGCCGTTCGCGCATTGGCCGCGGACTGGGACCGTGCCAACGGCGAAGAAGCGTTTCCCGCCACGCGCGTGGCCGCGCTGCACGACGCCGGAGCGCTTGCCGCGTTCACCGATGTCTCGACTCCCGAACGGACAGATGCGCTGGTCGACGTGTTGCGCGCGATCGGCGGTGCCGATCTCAGCCTGGGTCGTGTGTTCGAGGGGCATGTCAACGCGGCGCAACTGATTGCGGCCTATGGTAACGATGCGCAGCGGCGGACGCTCGCCGACGACCTCGAAGCAGGCCGGGTATGCGGCGTATGGAACACCGAGCCGACGCCTGGCCTGTCGATCCGGCAGGATGGTGCAGATCGCTGGTCGTTGCATGGTCGCAAGAGCTTCGCGACCGGGGCGGGGCATCTCGACAGCATCCTGGTCACCGCGCGCGATGCGACCGGCGGCAAGCAACTCGTCCTCGTTCGGATCGCGGGCGAGACCGCACGCACCGACAACAGCGGATGGCAGGTTCGCGGCATGCGCGGCACGTGCAGCGGCATGTTCGATTTCTCCGATATGCCGATCGGTCCCGCGGGGATGATCGGGGCGCCGGACGGGTATGAGACCGAACCGAGGTTCAGCGCGGGCGCATGGCGGTTCACGGCTGTCCAGCTGGGCGCGATCGAGGCGCTGGTGCGGCATCTCCGCGATCATCTCGTCCAGACCGGCAAGGGCAGCGATCCGATCCAGCGCGCGCGGTTCGCCGATTGCCTGACCGAGACGCGTAGTGCCGGGCTATGGGTCCGCCGTGCCGCGCACCTTGCCGAGACGCAGGCGGCGGAGGCGATCCCGTTCGTGCTGATGACCCGCGGTGTGGTCGAGGAGGCTGGCTTGAGGACAATGGAGGCCGCTGCGCGCGCGGTTGGCACGGCATCGTTCTTTGCAGCCAGCCGGATCGACCGGATCACGCGCGATCTCGGCTTGTATCTGCGTCAGCCGGTCCCCGACCAAGCCCGCGACCGCGCGGCGGCGGCGTGGCTGGAGGATGACTGCTGGGGCGACGATCGGTGGTGGTAG
- a CDS encoding PIG-L deacetylase family protein, translating into MVVAPGGKAWSILTRRARPMSAKTAAGQGPWLVLAPHPDDETLGCGAFIASVTAAGGRVHTAFLTDGSGSHPDAPGWTGTRIANLRHGEAQAALKALGGKPDALYLDWTDASPASEGDPAFARSVDRLAAWCRVRGIRQIAVTWSGEPHCDHEAAAMLAKAVARRAHCRLWQYLVWGWTVADLAERLGTARVLAVATGSGRARQRRAMACHRSQRGGRIVGARENFCLPDAMLRLMDRPNTLLLETVDAP; encoded by the coding sequence GTGGTGGTAGCACCGGGCGGCAAGGCCTGGAGCATTCTCACACGACGCGCCCGACCGATGTCGGCCAAGACCGCGGCAGGGCAGGGACCTTGGCTGGTGCTCGCACCGCATCCCGATGACGAGACGCTTGGCTGCGGCGCGTTCATCGCTTCGGTTACCGCCGCGGGCGGTCGGGTTCATACCGCCTTCCTTACCGATGGTTCGGGGTCGCACCCTGATGCGCCAGGCTGGACCGGGACGCGGATCGCCAACTTGCGACATGGCGAAGCGCAGGCGGCATTGAAGGCTTTGGGTGGCAAGCCGGACGCGCTCTATCTCGACTGGACTGATGCATCGCCGGCTTCAGAAGGCGATCCGGCCTTCGCGCGCAGCGTCGATCGGCTCGCGGCGTGGTGCAGGGTTCGCGGTATTCGCCAGATTGCCGTGACATGGTCTGGGGAGCCGCATTGCGATCACGAGGCTGCGGCCATGCTCGCCAAAGCCGTAGCCCGGCGCGCGCATTGCCGCCTCTGGCAGTATCTCGTGTGGGGCTGGACCGTTGCCGACCTTGCCGAACGCCTGGGGACCGCCCGTGTGCTTGCGGTCGCCACCGGATCCGGTCGCGCCAGACAGCGTCGCGCAATGGCATGTCATCGGAGCCAGCGTGGTGGCCGGATCGTGGGCGCGCGCGAGAATTTTTGCCTGCCGGACGCGATGCTGCGGCTGATGGACCGGCCGAATACCCTGTTGCTGGAGACCGTGGATGCGCCGTGA